Proteins co-encoded in one Marinobacter qingdaonensis genomic window:
- a CDS encoding DUF6969 family protein: MMMELQVPTPDTLTDAQLGTSLAAVAEIRECYRVLARGGLNIVGEVLRGQGPFYELDHYPKDDVFDADNASQYYYHAHRDDHDEHGHFHLFLRDRSLSPQARPVLGPTGSDRVAHVVAIAMDAWGFPTDLFAVNRWVTDESWLPAAEVIAALDRFQVDHAYPSWPVNRWMGAMVRCFRPQIEALLLHRDRVVAQSGRPLAEVLEDRSLEVTGSVPVDVEAWAGTLEREQRRRALTRLPAPERPLAG; the protein is encoded by the coding sequence ATGATGATGGAACTGCAGGTACCGACACCGGACACGCTGACCGACGCCCAGTTGGGCACCAGCCTGGCCGCGGTGGCCGAGATTCGGGAATGCTACCGGGTCCTGGCCCGGGGTGGCCTCAACATCGTCGGGGAGGTCCTGCGTGGTCAGGGGCCTTTCTACGAGTTGGACCATTACCCCAAGGACGATGTCTTTGACGCCGACAACGCCTCCCAGTATTACTACCACGCCCATCGGGACGACCACGACGAGCACGGCCATTTCCACCTGTTCCTCCGGGACCGCTCGCTGTCGCCGCAGGCCAGGCCGGTGCTGGGGCCGACCGGGTCGGACCGGGTCGCCCATGTGGTGGCCATCGCGATGGACGCCTGGGGCTTTCCCACCGACCTGTTCGCGGTCAATCGCTGGGTCACCGACGAGAGCTGGTTGCCGGCGGCGGAGGTCATTGCCGCCCTGGACCGCTTCCAGGTCGATCACGCCTACCCCAGCTGGCCGGTGAATCGCTGGATGGGTGCCATGGTGCGCTGCTTCCGACCGCAGATCGAAGCCCTGTTGCTGCACCGGGATCGGGTGGTGGCGCAGAGTGGTAGGCCGCTGGCGGAGGTGCTGGAGGATCGCAGTCTGGAGGTCACCGGCAGCGTCCCGGTGGACGTGGAAGCCTGGGCCGGGACTCTGGAGCGGGAGCAGCGGCGGCGGGCCCTGACCCGGTTGCCGGCGCCAGAACGGCCGCTGGCGGGTTAG
- a CDS encoding FAD-dependent oxidoreductase, which translates to MNLKKWLTILAILVVVIAFWSSGAQEYLTLEALKTHQQGLNAWIMDNVWLAVGGYMLIYIAVTALSLPGAAIMTLAGGAFFGNVYGLAAVSIASTIGASIAFLVARFLARDTLQKKYASTVARMDRGIEKDGAFYLATLRLVPVFPFFLINIAMGLTGMKLRTYALVSWAAMLPGTFVYVNAGTQLAQIQSTGDIVSADLLLSFALLGLFPLIAKFVVGFIRRRRVYAGWQKPESFDYNLLVIGGGSAGLVSAYIAAAVKAKVALIERDKMGGDCLNTGCVPSKALIRSAKAADTLRHANRYGLESVPVKGSFKTIMDRVQRVVAQVEPHDSPERYRKLGVDCIAGEARFVSPWELEVTHSDGRTERLTARSIVVATGGKPAMPPIPGLADMAPLNSDNLWSLETQPERLLVLGGGPIGSELAHAFARLGSKVTQVEMADRLLMKEDPDVSELILRQFEQDGIDVRLGHAAKEFAIEDGEKVVYCEHQGERVRIPFDQVLVAVGRAANTRNLGLDQIGVETLPNGTVPVEEDMSLRYPNVFACGDVAGPYQFTHAAAHQAWYAAVNGLFGQFKRFKVDYRVMPWVTFTSPEVARVGLSETEANEQGVAYEVTRYGLDDLDRAIAESADHGFIKVLTPPGKDKILGAVVVGTHAGEILAEFTLAMKHGLGLNKILGTIHPYPTWNESAKYAAGEWKRAHAPQGVLNLLEKLHGWRRGKNTKETRSVYAPH; encoded by the coding sequence ATGAACCTGAAAAAGTGGCTGACGATCCTGGCAATCCTGGTGGTGGTGATCGCCTTCTGGAGCAGCGGCGCCCAGGAGTACCTGACCCTGGAAGCGCTCAAGACCCACCAGCAGGGGCTAAATGCCTGGATCATGGACAACGTCTGGCTGGCGGTCGGTGGCTACATGCTGATCTACATTGCCGTGACCGCCTTGTCGCTGCCCGGCGCCGCCATCATGACCCTGGCCGGGGGCGCCTTCTTTGGCAACGTCTACGGCCTGGCGGCGGTGTCCATCGCGTCCACCATCGGCGCCTCCATCGCCTTCCTGGTGGCCCGCTTCCTGGCCCGGGACACCCTGCAGAAGAAGTACGCCAGCACCGTGGCCCGCATGGACCGGGGCATTGAGAAGGACGGTGCCTTTTACCTGGCGACCCTGCGCCTGGTGCCGGTGTTCCCGTTCTTCCTGATCAACATCGCCATGGGCCTGACCGGCATGAAGCTGCGTACCTACGCGCTGGTGAGCTGGGCCGCCATGCTGCCGGGCACCTTCGTGTATGTGAACGCCGGCACCCAACTGGCCCAGATCCAGTCCACCGGTGACATCGTCTCCGCCGACCTGTTGCTGTCGTTCGCCCTGCTCGGCCTGTTCCCACTCATTGCCAAGTTCGTGGTTGGGTTCATTCGCCGACGCCGGGTCTATGCCGGCTGGCAGAAGCCGGAGTCGTTTGACTACAACCTGCTGGTCATCGGTGGCGGCTCGGCCGGTCTGGTGTCGGCCTACATTGCTGCGGCGGTCAAGGCCAAGGTGGCGCTGATCGAGCGGGACAAGATGGGCGGCGACTGCCTGAACACCGGCTGTGTGCCGTCCAAGGCCCTGATCCGCAGCGCCAAGGCCGCCGACACCCTGCGTCACGCCAATCGCTATGGCCTGGAGTCGGTGCCGGTGAAAGGCTCGTTCAAGACCATCATGGACCGGGTCCAGCGCGTCGTCGCCCAGGTGGAGCCCCACGATTCGCCGGAACGCTATCGAAAATTGGGGGTCGACTGCATCGCTGGCGAAGCCCGGTTCGTATCCCCCTGGGAACTGGAAGTGACCCACAGCGACGGCCGCACCGAGCGCCTGACTGCCCGTAGCATCGTGGTGGCCACCGGTGGCAAACCGGCGATGCCGCCGATCCCGGGGCTGGCCGACATGGCGCCGCTGAATTCCGACAACCTCTGGTCCCTGGAGACCCAGCCCGAACGTTTGCTGGTGTTGGGTGGCGGGCCGATCGGCTCGGAACTGGCGCACGCCTTTGCCCGTCTGGGCAGCAAGGTGACCCAGGTCGAGATGGCGGACCGGCTGCTGATGAAGGAGGACCCGGACGTGTCCGAGCTGATCCTGCGTCAGTTCGAGCAGGACGGCATCGACGTCCGGCTCGGGCATGCGGCCAAGGAGTTCGCCATCGAAGACGGCGAGAAGGTGGTCTACTGCGAGCATCAGGGCGAGCGGGTGCGAATCCCGTTTGATCAGGTGCTGGTGGCGGTTGGGCGCGCGGCCAACACCCGCAACCTGGGCCTGGACCAGATCGGGGTCGAGACCCTGCCCAACGGCACCGTGCCGGTGGAGGAGGACATGAGCCTGCGCTACCCCAACGTGTTTGCCTGCGGGGATGTGGCCGGACCTTACCAGTTCACCCACGCGGCCGCACACCAGGCCTGGTACGCCGCGGTCAACGGGCTGTTTGGCCAGTTCAAGCGCTTCAAGGTCGATTACCGGGTCATGCCCTGGGTCACCTTCACCTCGCCGGAAGTGGCCCGGGTCGGGCTGAGTGAGACCGAGGCGAACGAGCAGGGCGTGGCCTATGAGGTCACCCGCTACGGTCTGGACGACCTGGACCGGGCCATCGCCGAAAGCGCCGATCACGGCTTTATCAAGGTGCTGACCCCGCCCGGCAAGGACAAGATCCTGGGCGCGGTGGTGGTCGGCACCCACGCGGGCGAGATCCTCGCGGAATTTACCCTGGCCATGAAGCATGGCCTGGGTCTGAACAAGATTCTCGGCACCATCCATCCCTACCCGACCTGGAACGAGTCGGCCAAGTACGCCGCCGGGGAATGGAAGCGGGCGCACGCGCCCCAGGGTGTGCTGAATCTGCTGGAAAAACTGCACGGCTGGCGCCGTGGCAAAAACACCAAGGAAACCAGGAGCGTCTATGCCCCTCACTGA
- the ectA gene encoding diaminobutyrate acetyltransferase: MTSEGSNTTAISLRTPVKDDGYRLHQLVAECPPLDPNSIYCNLLQCSHFAETGVAAEKEGDLVGFISGYIPPQQPETVFVWQVAVHEKGRGQGLAKRMLKEIVSRNACKDVTHMETTITADNEASWALFRSFARDLGAELTYHEHFEKETHFGGQHDSEFLLRIGPFTKPV, from the coding sequence ATGACATCTGAAGGATCGAATACCACCGCCATCAGCCTCCGGACCCCGGTCAAGGATGATGGCTACAGGCTCCACCAGCTGGTGGCCGAATGCCCCCCGCTGGATCCCAACTCGATTTACTGCAATCTCTTGCAGTGCAGCCACTTTGCCGAAACCGGCGTGGCCGCGGAGAAGGAAGGCGATCTGGTCGGCTTTATCTCCGGATACATCCCTCCCCAACAGCCCGAAACCGTGTTTGTCTGGCAGGTGGCCGTTCACGAGAAAGGTCGTGGACAGGGTCTGGCCAAGCGGATGCTGAAGGAAATCGTGAGCCGTAACGCGTGCAAGGACGTAACGCATATGGAAACGACGATCACCGCAGACAACGAGGCTTCCTGGGCGCTGTTCCGTTCTTTCGCCCGTGATTTGGGAGCCGAGCTCACTTACCACGAGCACTTCGAGAAAGAGACCCATTTCGGTGGGCAGCACGATTCCGAGTTCCTGCTGCGCATCGGGCCTTTCACGAAGCCCGTCTGA
- a CDS encoding aspartate kinase, with translation MTSQLHTVEKIGGTSMSNYEAVRDNIIIGNRSKDDLYQRIFVVSAYGGVTNELLEHKKTGEPGVYALFADAESDWAWGDDLTKLVKFLTDINGELFEDPMLKQQADQFITDRIEGVRGCLIDLQRLCSYGQFQLEEHLLTVREMLAGIGEAHSAFNTALKLQQEGINARFVDLTGWRDAELLPLDEKLQQAFDAVDLSRELPIVTGYAQCKEGLMRTFDRGYSEMTFSRVAVITEAREAIIHKEYHLSSADPNIVGEDKVVPLGRTNYDVADQLANLGMEAIHPRAGKGLRQNEIPLRVMNTFEPEHTGTLITGDYISETAQVEIIAGAKGVFAIEVFDQDMQGEPGSDRKILDVLSRYKVRFMAKDTNANTITHYVDSTLKHVKRVVRALKEEFPNAEISTRKVSLVSAIGSDMKVPGILARSVKSLADNEISVLAIHQCMRQVDIQFVIDEDHYEKAIAALHGVLIEPHNHEYAIVAASIE, from the coding sequence ATGACTAGTCAACTACATACCGTCGAGAAGATCGGCGGTACCTCAATGAGCAACTATGAGGCCGTCCGCGATAACATCATCATTGGTAATCGCAGCAAGGACGACCTGTACCAGCGTATCTTCGTGGTGTCCGCCTACGGCGGTGTCACCAACGAACTGCTCGAGCACAAGAAGACTGGCGAGCCCGGGGTCTACGCCCTGTTTGCCGATGCCGAGTCGGACTGGGCCTGGGGCGACGATCTGACCAAGCTGGTGAAGTTTCTCACCGACATCAACGGTGAACTGTTCGAGGACCCCATGCTCAAGCAGCAGGCGGACCAGTTCATCACCGATCGCATTGAGGGTGTCCGGGGCTGCCTGATCGACCTGCAGCGTCTGTGTTCCTACGGCCAGTTCCAGCTCGAGGAGCACCTGCTGACGGTGCGGGAAATGCTGGCGGGCATCGGTGAGGCCCACAGCGCCTTCAACACCGCGCTCAAGCTGCAGCAGGAAGGCATCAACGCCCGCTTCGTGGATCTGACCGGCTGGCGCGACGCCGAGCTGCTGCCGCTGGACGAGAAGCTGCAACAGGCCTTCGACGCCGTCGACCTGAGCCGGGAACTGCCGATCGTGACCGGTTATGCCCAGTGCAAGGAAGGCCTGATGCGCACCTTCGACCGGGGTTACAGCGAGATGACCTTCAGTCGGGTGGCGGTGATCACCGAGGCCCGCGAGGCAATCATCCACAAGGAATACCACCTGAGCTCCGCCGACCCCAACATCGTGGGCGAGGACAAGGTGGTGCCCCTGGGCCGGACCAACTACGACGTCGCCGACCAGCTGGCCAACCTGGGTATGGAAGCGATCCACCCACGGGCCGGCAAGGGCCTGCGCCAGAACGAAATCCCCCTGCGGGTGATGAACACCTTCGAGCCCGAGCACACGGGCACGCTGATCACCGGTGACTACATCAGTGAGACGGCGCAGGTGGAGATCATCGCCGGCGCCAAGGGCGTGTTTGCCATCGAAGTGTTCGACCAGGACATGCAGGGCGAGCCGGGTTCCGATCGCAAGATCCTGGACGTGCTGAGCCGCTACAAGGTCCGGTTCATGGCCAAGGACACCAACGCCAACACCATCACCCACTACGTCGACAGCACGCTCAAGCACGTCAAGCGGGTGGTCCGGGCGCTGAAGGAGGAGTTCCCGAACGCCGAAATCAGCACCCGCAAGGTGTCCCTGGTGTCGGCGATTGGCAGTGACATGAAGGTGCCGGGCATCCTGGCGCGCTCGGTCAAGTCGCTGGCCGACAACGAGATCAGCGTACTGGCCATCCACCAGTGCATGCGCCAGGTGGATATCCAGTTTGTGATTGATGAGGATCACTACGAGAAGGCCATTGCCGCCCTCCACGGTGTCCTGATCGAGCCC
- a CDS encoding RNA polymerase sigma factor: MIPQPVADEHTLVDALKRGDQAAYTQAVSTYTAGMLAVARFYVDTSTAEEVVQDCWVTVIDAIGRFEGRSGLKTWLHRIVANRCKNKLRGSHREIPTDFSERLDPELDSRFNAAGRWATPPKLRFDESADALLENGALSDCLDKHLGHLPEAQRSALILYEAHQHKSEDVCNILDVSASNLRVMLHRARQKIFLMVETFQETGEC, from the coding sequence GTGATTCCGCAACCGGTCGCAGACGAACACACCCTGGTCGACGCCCTGAAGCGTGGCGACCAGGCCGCCTACACCCAGGCGGTGTCCACCTACACCGCCGGCATGTTGGCGGTCGCACGCTTCTATGTCGACACCAGCACCGCCGAAGAGGTGGTGCAGGACTGCTGGGTGACGGTGATTGATGCCATCGGCCGGTTCGAAGGCCGGTCCGGCCTGAAGACCTGGTTGCACCGCATCGTGGCCAACCGCTGCAAGAACAAGCTGCGGGGGAGCCACCGGGAAATCCCCACCGACTTCTCCGAGCGGCTGGACCCGGAACTGGACAGCCGGTTCAACGCCGCCGGGCGCTGGGCCACGCCGCCGAAACTGCGGTTTGATGAGTCCGCCGACGCCCTGCTGGAAAACGGGGCCCTCAGCGACTGCCTGGACAAACACTTGGGCCACCTGCCGGAAGCCCAGCGCTCGGCGCTGATCCTGTACGAGGCGCACCAGCATAAATCGGAGGACGTCTGTAACATTCTCGACGTCAGTGCCTCTAACCTGCGCGTGATGCTGCATCGGGCACGCCAGAAGATCTTTCTGATGGTGGAAACGTTCCAGGAGACCGGCGAATGCTAA
- a CDS encoding c-type cytochrome: MTKLHPLRHAIRLSQEHRRTTWWSALLMTAALAASGGVAATCGPCSPCKGKCSPSQQCKARCNPCAAKNPCASKNPCAVKNPCATKGCNPCAIKGCNPCATKGCNPCAGANPCAAKPNPCAAKRVTRPAGYQPYEGNPCALVAMGKTLFNDSSLSSNGLACATCHMNNAGYNATFVNAYPHSVAMAREVFGMGTVHLDEMVQICMVRPMASDPLAWDSEQLAALTAYMETVQAEVAANPCALKGAKCGACNPCAGKNPCATKNPCASKNPCAVKNPCASVSPDRTGDRAA, translated from the coding sequence ATGACCAAACTCCATCCACTCCGACACGCGATTCGCCTCAGCCAGGAGCATCGCCGGACCACCTGGTGGTCGGCGCTGCTGATGACCGCCGCGCTGGCGGCGTCCGGTGGCGTCGCGGCGACCTGCGGCCCGTGTTCGCCGTGCAAAGGCAAGTGCAGCCCCAGCCAGCAGTGCAAGGCCCGATGTAACCCCTGCGCGGCCAAGAATCCGTGCGCCAGCAAGAACCCGTGCGCGGTCAAGAATCCGTGCGCGACCAAAGGCTGCAACCCGTGCGCCATCAAAGGCTGTAACCCCTGTGCCACCAAGGGGTGCAATCCCTGCGCCGGTGCCAACCCCTGCGCCGCCAAACCCAATCCCTGCGCGGCCAAGCGGGTAACCCGGCCGGCCGGATACCAGCCGTATGAGGGTAATCCCTGCGCCCTGGTGGCCATGGGCAAGACCCTGTTCAACGACTCCTCGCTCAGCAGCAACGGTCTGGCCTGTGCGACCTGTCACATGAACAACGCCGGCTACAACGCCACCTTCGTCAACGCCTACCCGCACTCGGTGGCCATGGCCCGGGAGGTGTTCGGCATGGGCACGGTGCATCTCGACGAGATGGTGCAGATCTGCATGGTCCGGCCCATGGCCAGTGACCCGCTGGCCTGGGACAGTGAGCAACTGGCCGCGCTGACCGCGTACATGGAAACCGTTCAGGCCGAGGTCGCAGCCAACCCCTGCGCGCTCAAGGGCGCGAAGTGCGGGGCCTGTAATCCCTGTGCCGGCAAAAACCCGTGTGCCACCAAGAACCCGTGTGCGAGCAAGAACCCGTGCGCGGTGAAAAATCCCTGCGCATCAGTGTCGCCAGACCGCACCGGAGACCGGGCCGCGTGA
- a CDS encoding sodium:solute symporter family transporter produces the protein MTTFEGALFWGFLVVYGIVMYVLSPKSKNANSFYKGADDQGNPVSQWSLTASIFISWIFAKSVTNAANLGAAYGVTGGLAYASYWLSIPVAGYIIYLIRTQTGARSLQDFLTSRFGRLAALAFAAAILIRLYNEVWSNTAVVGGYFGLPGQWEYYVSAMLFTLFTLAYSLKGGLRSSIFTDVIQAVVFVFFVGAVLFLIVPANDTSALLSNGEFRLEAGFDLLLVALLQLFSYPFHDPVLTDRGFVNKEKTMLKSFVVAGLLGFVAVFIFSLVGVHARINGIEAMGNAPAAVGQSLGLAALFFMSVVMMTSAGSTLDSTFTSLAKSLAVDLPRLARRTRDRMPSIRVGAVVMVIFAFAGNLPMFAGTDILKATTISGTMVMGLAPVFLFYGFTRWSPWSFHLSFWTGLALGVLLAAGLIPASWAIGEGKYAMLLGVNAYGILICSAGFFLPLLLRRLAGWSLAAGEA, from the coding sequence ATGACGACATTTGAGGGTGCCCTGTTTTGGGGGTTTTTGGTGGTGTACGGCATTGTCATGTACGTGCTGTCACCGAAGAGCAAGAACGCCAATTCGTTCTACAAAGGCGCCGATGACCAGGGCAATCCGGTCAGTCAGTGGTCGCTGACCGCCAGTATTTTCATCAGCTGGATTTTCGCCAAGTCGGTGACCAACGCCGCCAACTTGGGGGCGGCTTACGGCGTGACCGGGGGGCTGGCGTACGCCAGTTACTGGCTGTCGATTCCGGTGGCCGGGTACATCATTTACCTGATCCGGACCCAGACCGGGGCCAGGTCGCTGCAGGATTTCCTGACGTCGCGCTTCGGCCGGCTGGCGGCGCTGGCGTTTGCCGCCGCGATCCTGATCCGGCTGTACAACGAGGTCTGGAGCAACACCGCGGTGGTGGGCGGTTACTTCGGCCTGCCCGGGCAGTGGGAATACTACGTTTCCGCCATGCTGTTTACCCTGTTTACCCTGGCCTACAGCCTCAAGGGTGGGCTGCGGTCGTCGATCTTTACTGACGTGATCCAGGCGGTGGTGTTCGTGTTCTTCGTCGGTGCGGTGCTGTTCCTGATCGTGCCCGCCAACGACACCAGTGCCCTGCTCAGCAACGGCGAGTTCCGGCTGGAGGCCGGTTTTGACCTGCTGCTGGTGGCGCTGCTGCAGCTGTTCAGCTACCCGTTCCACGATCCGGTGCTGACCGATCGGGGCTTTGTGAACAAGGAAAAGACCATGCTCAAGAGCTTCGTGGTCGCCGGTCTGCTCGGTTTTGTCGCGGTCTTTATCTTCAGTCTGGTCGGCGTGCACGCCCGGATCAACGGCATCGAGGCCATGGGCAATGCGCCCGCGGCAGTCGGACAGTCCCTGGGGCTGGCGGCATTGTTCTTCATGAGTGTGGTGATGATGACCTCGGCCGGCTCGACCCTGGATTCCACCTTCACCTCCCTGGCCAAATCCCTGGCGGTGGATCTACCGCGGCTGGCGCGCCGGACCAGGGATCGGATGCCGAGTATACGGGTTGGCGCGGTGGTGATGGTGATCTTTGCCTTCGCCGGTAACCTGCCGATGTTCGCCGGCACCGACATCCTCAAGGCCACCACCATTTCCGGCACCATGGTCATGGGCCTGGCGCCGGTGTTCCTGTTCTACGGCTTCACCCGCTGGTCGCCCTGGAGTTTCCACCTCAGCTTCTGGACTGGGCTGGCCCTGGGCGTGTTGCTGGCGGCGGGCCTGATTCCGGCCAGTTGGGCCATCGGTGAGGGCAAGTACGCCATGCTGCTGGGGGTCAACGCCTACGGCATTCTGATCTGCTCCGCCGGATTCTTCCTGCCCCTGCTGCTGCGTCGCCTGGCCGGGTGGTCGCTGGCGGCGGGCGAGGCCTGA
- the ectB gene encoding diaminobutyrate--2-oxoglutarate transaminase: protein MEIFKSTESEVRVYSRAFPVVFNRAKNAHLYTEDGKEYLDFLAGAGSLNYGHNNDTLKKALIEYIEADGVSQGLDMFTTAKHDFMEAYKTHILDPRGLDYKMQFTGPTGTNCVEAALKLARKVKGRNGIISFTNGFHGVTMGAVATTGNKHHRGGVGTPLGNVDFMFYDGYLGDDVDTLAIMDKLLSDGSSGFELPAAVIVEAVQGEGGLNACRAEWLKGLSELCQKHDILLILDDIQAGNGRTGEFFSFEFAGIKPDIVTVSKSLSGYGLPMALVLFKPELDVWDPGEHNGTFRGNNMAFITARTAVETYWQDDAFANEVKAKTKVLGDALQAICDKYPGQFKMKGRGLMRGIEAKNADLTGPITKRAFERGLIIETSGPNDEVIKCLMPLTTSEDDLKKGAALLAESVDEIMQEGVSEAS from the coding sequence ATGGAAATTTTCAAGTCAACCGAATCCGAAGTACGGGTCTATAGCCGTGCGTTCCCCGTCGTTTTCAACCGTGCCAAGAACGCCCACCTGTACACCGAAGACGGCAAGGAATACCTGGATTTTCTCGCCGGTGCTGGTTCCCTGAACTACGGCCACAACAACGACACCCTGAAGAAAGCGCTGATCGAGTACATCGAAGCCGATGGCGTCAGCCAGGGCCTGGACATGTTCACCACGGCCAAGCACGACTTTATGGAAGCCTACAAGACCCACATCCTGGATCCCCGTGGCCTGGACTACAAGATGCAGTTCACCGGCCCGACCGGCACCAACTGTGTCGAGGCGGCGCTGAAGCTGGCGCGTAAGGTCAAGGGTCGCAACGGCATCATCTCCTTCACCAACGGTTTCCACGGCGTCACCATGGGTGCGGTGGCCACCACCGGTAACAAGCACCACCGTGGTGGTGTTGGCACGCCCCTGGGCAACGTCGACTTCATGTTCTACGACGGCTACCTGGGCGACGACGTCGACACCCTGGCGATCATGGACAAGCTGCTGTCCGACGGCTCCTCCGGCTTCGAACTGCCGGCGGCGGTCATCGTCGAGGCGGTCCAGGGCGAAGGTGGCCTGAACGCCTGTCGCGCCGAGTGGCTCAAAGGCCTGTCCGAGCTGTGTCAGAAGCACGACATCCTGCTCATCCTGGACGACATCCAGGCCGGTAACGGCCGCACCGGTGAGTTCTTCAGCTTCGAGTTTGCCGGCATCAAGCCGGACATCGTCACCGTGTCCAAGTCCCTGAGTGGCTACGGCCTGCCGATGGCGCTGGTGCTGTTCAAACCGGAACTGGACGTCTGGGATCCGGGCGAGCACAACGGCACCTTCCGCGGTAACAACATGGCGTTCATCACCGCCCGCACCGCGGTGGAAACCTACTGGCAGGACGACGCCTTCGCCAACGAGGTGAAAGCCAAGACCAAGGTCCTGGGCGACGCCCTGCAGGCCATTTGCGACAAGTATCCCGGTCAGTTCAAAATGAAAGGCCGGGGTCTGATGCGCGGCATCGAGGCGAAAAACGCCGATCTGACCGGTCCGATCACCAAGCGCGCGTTCGAGCGTGGCCTGATCATCGAGACCAGTGGTCCGAACGACGAAGTCATCAAGTGCCTGATGCCTCTGACCACCAGTGAGGACGATCTGAAGAAAGGCGCCGCACTGCTGGCCGAGAGTGTCGACGAGATTATGCAGGAAGGTGTCAGCGAGGCGTCCTGA
- a CDS encoding radical SAM protein, with protein MPLTEARPARKRIPAVEIIEPRARDSWTHTRNGDPRGYIDADRLKELWIHTGTACNLACPFCLEGSHPGDGRIPGMKLSDVKPFIHEALDMGVEQFSFTGGEPFVIRDFVNILNYASQHRPCFVLTNATEPLLKRRHQVLPLLDNPYPIHFRVSLDFPDRARHDKDRGDGSFEQALEGICWLLAQGFKVSIARQTDPDEIPAQVEEAFRAIFRDWDIPENLAFTAFPDLGTPGSEDGSPEITETCMDKYPTKESRAHFMCTYTRMLVKKGDQVRVYACTLVDDDPQYDLGGTLAESMDERIMLRHHRCFSCYRFGASCSAPG; from the coding sequence ATGCCCCTCACTGAAGCACGGCCGGCCCGGAAGCGCATTCCGGCGGTTGAGATCATCGAGCCGCGAGCGCGGGACAGCTGGACCCACACCCGCAATGGCGACCCGCGCGGCTACATCGACGCCGACCGCCTGAAAGAGCTGTGGATCCACACCGGCACCGCCTGCAACTTGGCCTGCCCGTTCTGCCTGGAAGGCTCGCACCCGGGCGACGGCCGCATCCCGGGCATGAAGCTCAGTGACGTCAAGCCGTTCATCCACGAGGCCCTGGACATGGGCGTGGAGCAGTTCTCGTTCACCGGCGGCGAGCCGTTCGTGATCCGGGACTTCGTCAATATCCTCAATTACGCCAGCCAGCACCGGCCCTGTTTCGTGCTGACCAACGCCACCGAGCCCCTGCTCAAGCGCCGGCACCAGGTGCTGCCGTTGCTGGACAACCCCTACCCGATCCATTTCCGGGTCAGTCTGGATTTCCCGGACCGGGCCCGGCACGACAAGGACCGGGGCGACGGCAGTTTCGAACAGGCCTTGGAAGGCATCTGCTGGCTGCTGGCCCAGGGCTTCAAGGTGTCGATCGCGCGCCAGACCGATCCAGACGAAATTCCGGCCCAGGTGGAGGAGGCCTTCCGCGCCATTTTCCGGGACTGGGACATTCCCGAGAACCTGGCTTTCACCGCGTTTCCGGACCTGGGCACACCCGGCTCGGAAGACGGCAGCCCGGAGATCACCGAGACCTGCATGGACAAGTATCCGACCAAGGAAAGCCGGGCGCACTTCATGTGCACCTACACCCGGATGCTGGTGAAGAAGGGCGATCAGGTGCGGGTCTATGCCTGCACCCTGGTGGACGATGACCCGCAGTACGACCTGGGCGGCACCCTGGCCGAGAGCATGGATGAGCGGATCATGTTGCGGCATCACCGGTGTTTTTCCTGCTACCGGTTTGGGGCGAGTTGTTCGGCTCCTGGCTGA
- a CDS encoding zf-HC2 domain-containing protein — MLMCRELAGIASDYIDGELNAGKNLSIKMHLMMCRHCRSFIGNLRASTELMRGHSSARVDDAVLDRINQRVTEALKSRRGGPPSDDPG; from the coding sequence ATGCTAATGTGCCGTGAGTTGGCGGGGATCGCCAGCGACTACATCGACGGCGAACTGAACGCCGGCAAGAATCTGTCGATCAAGATGCACCTGATGATGTGCCGGCACTGCCGATCGTTCATCGGCAACCTGCGGGCCAGCACCGAACTGATGCGGGGCCACTCGTCCGCCCGGGTGGACGACGCGGTGCTCGACCGCATCAACCAGCGGGTCACCGAGGCCCTGAAGAGCCGCCGGGGCGGCCCGCCGTCGGACGACCCGGGCTAA